The Methylomusa anaerophila genome has a segment encoding these proteins:
- a CDS encoding GDYXXLXY domain-containing protein — protein MKTKTAILLFLFLAVIQLTVPLYMTWHWEDVLKNGHQFYWATAPVDPYDALKGRYIDLHFKEMSGPILDGSDFAHGQTAYAVIGERRDNKAYIQGIRANRPAGEPFLRVKVLYVKKDQDQAFVIVPFKRYYLPEDVAPAAETAYRTSAGKDGVALVRIKDGYGVVEQLYIGDKTLLDVLRERK, from the coding sequence ATGAAAACTAAAACCGCCATTTTACTTTTTCTGTTCCTGGCAGTCATTCAACTGACCGTTCCACTCTACATGACATGGCATTGGGAGGATGTACTGAAGAATGGGCATCAGTTTTACTGGGCCACAGCACCGGTTGACCCATACGATGCTTTGAAAGGAAGGTATATTGATCTTCATTTTAAGGAAATGAGCGGCCCCATCCTTGACGGGTCTGATTTTGCCCACGGACAAACGGCTTACGCCGTTATCGGGGAAAGGCGGGACAACAAAGCCTACATTCAGGGGATTCGGGCCAACCGGCCGGCAGGAGAACCTTTTCTGCGGGTAAAGGTTCTATATGTAAAAAAGGATCAGGATCAGGCATTTGTCATTGTTCCTTTTAAGCGGTATTACCTGCCGGAGGATGTGGCTCCTGCCGCTGAAACGGCGTACAGAACCAGCGCCGGCAAAGACGGGGTTGCGCTGGTGCGGATCAAGGACGGTTACGGCGTGGTCGAACAGCTTTACATAGGGGACAAAACGCTTCTTGATGTTTTGCGGGAAAGAAAATAA
- a CDS encoding DUF2157 domain-containing protein: protein MSKKAVKWLYQQLPELVEKNVISAENAERIREYYEPITQRPQPKIFLAVFGIIGVVLVGLGIILILAHNWDQLTRLHRMAIAVGMLLAAQTLTGAVIWFKKDKKDSAVWAECAATLLMLIVGAAIALVGQTYHLVDDTGGYLLTWMLLSLPLVYLLNVTVPALMYLIGISLWTAVGYFDILGKQIIWALLGLATPYYYHLLRTARGKNQTVIFSWFFTLSLCFCFGFAFARYIDKLSLFTYTIWFTILYFVGSLWFDEEAAAWQKPFKLVGLLGTVSLTFLMTFRNLWLSLGDKLYWTTTKEYILAFALMAFAVLLGSRLLRTKGIQYSLFSLFGVAPLIAGAAYLIQSYDTGGVGATVLLNAYMLVISLTVIMTSIREGTLGTLNIGMIMLAALITARFFDIEFSFIVRGSVFVALGIGFLIANLVMVRRKAGGNDDEN, encoded by the coding sequence ATGAGCAAAAAAGCAGTGAAATGGCTGTATCAACAGTTGCCGGAGCTGGTTGAGAAAAACGTTATTTCCGCCGAAAACGCCGAGCGGATACGGGAATACTACGAACCCATAACCCAGCGTCCCCAGCCCAAAATTTTCTTAGCAGTATTTGGCATAATCGGCGTTGTCTTAGTAGGATTGGGAATTATCCTCATTTTGGCCCATAACTGGGATCAGCTTACCCGTTTACACCGGATGGCGATTGCTGTTGGTATGTTATTGGCGGCGCAAACCCTTACCGGCGCAGTAATATGGTTTAAAAAGGATAAAAAGGACAGCGCGGTGTGGGCGGAGTGCGCAGCTACCTTATTGATGCTGATCGTGGGGGCAGCGATAGCTTTAGTTGGGCAGACCTATCATCTGGTTGATGACACAGGCGGCTATTTGTTGACCTGGATGCTGCTTTCCCTTCCGCTGGTTTATCTGCTGAATGTTACCGTTCCTGCCCTGATGTACCTGATCGGCATTTCCCTATGGACGGCTGTCGGTTATTTTGATATCTTGGGCAAGCAAATCATCTGGGCCCTGTTAGGGTTGGCGACCCCGTATTACTACCATCTGCTGCGGACAGCGCGGGGGAAGAATCAGACTGTTATTTTTTCCTGGTTTTTTACCCTTAGCCTCTGTTTTTGTTTCGGATTTGCTTTTGCCCGGTATATCGACAAACTTAGTTTATTTACTTATACTATTTGGTTCACAATACTCTATTTTGTCGGCAGCTTGTGGTTTGACGAAGAAGCCGCAGCCTGGCAGAAACCCTTCAAATTAGTCGGATTATTGGGAACCGTTAGCTTAACCTTTCTAATGACGTTTAGAAACCTGTGGCTTAGTTTGGGAGACAAGCTCTATTGGACGACAACCAAAGAATATATACTTGCTTTTGCTCTCATGGCTTTTGCTGTTCTATTGGGGAGCCGGCTGCTTAGGACTAAAGGGATTCAGTATAGCTTATTCAGCTTATTCGGGGTAGCGCCGCTGATTGCAGGCGCGGCTTACCTGATACAAAGTTATGATACCGGCGGGGTCGGAGCTACCGTATTATTAAATGCCTATATGCTGGTTATAAGCCTGACTGTAATTATGACCAGTATCCGCGAGGGGACTCTGGGGACCCTGAATATCGGCATGATAATGCTGGCGGCGTTAATAACGGCCCGTTTCTTTGATATTGAATTCAGTTTTATAGTGCGGGGGAGCGTGTTTGTTGCGCTGGGAATCGGTTTTCTTATTGCTAATCTGGTAATGGTCCGACGAAAGGCGGGGGGAAATGATGATGAAAACTAA
- a CDS encoding Crp/Fnr family transcriptional regulator → MTNRCMKDLDIFSALGHIEREQVGELALKRIYHKNEPVFSEGEEADAIYLIKTGRVRLYKISEEGKEFTLDYLKAEDIFGEATFFENAVHTMNAVAMEDTFICCCTKELFVKLLNHPQTALKIVQHFGKKVNEYTEHMSRIAFKDVRGRVLDVLYRLAESYGKQTGNGLTIALDLTHQEIGSLVNASRVMVTNVLSELRKENLVHIDGHRITLPNEGRTKYQNRVI, encoded by the coding sequence ATGACCAATCGTTGCATGAAGGATTTAGATATCTTTTCTGCTTTAGGTCACATCGAGCGTGAACAGGTGGGCGAGCTCGCCCTTAAGAGAATCTATCATAAAAATGAACCGGTTTTCAGCGAAGGAGAGGAAGCAGACGCCATTTATCTCATTAAAACCGGCAGGGTGAGACTCTATAAAATCTCCGAAGAAGGCAAGGAGTTTACCCTTGACTATCTGAAAGCCGAAGACATTTTTGGCGAAGCCACTTTTTTCGAAAATGCTGTACACACGATGAATGCCGTTGCAATGGAAGACACGTTTATCTGCTGCTGCACCAAGGAATTGTTTGTCAAATTATTAAATCATCCCCAAACTGCGTTGAAAATTGTCCAGCATTTTGGTAAAAAAGTGAATGAATATACCGAGCATATGTCCCGCATTGCCTTTAAGGATGTAAGAGGCAGAGTACTGGATGTGCTCTATCGGCTGGCCGAAAGTTACGGGAAGCAAACCGGCAATGGACTTACAATAGCTTTGGACCTCACGCACCAGGAAATCGGCAGTCTTGTCAATGCCTCACGTGTTATGGTAACAAATGTACTCAGCGAACTGCGCAAAGAAAACCTGGTTCATATCGATGGCCACCGCATCACCTTGCCAAATGAAGGTAGGACTAAGTACCAGAATCGGGT